The proteins below are encoded in one region of Brassica napus cultivar Da-Ae chromosome A6, Da-Ae, whole genome shotgun sequence:
- the LOC106433868 gene encoding uncharacterized protein LOC106433868 has product MEFDKRAVHDGFTNRHSFDHKGKKITLVPLTPLEVHQDQIQLKRNRDKEPKQDEPESSQRNSNFYIKQSQVKRSLYSEKPFLLLVYKESLMASSSDLAPEIPSELLDVLQKYSDVFPDENPKGLPPVRGIEHQIDLVPGASLPNRPAYRTNPVETKELQKQIGDLLKKGYIRESLSPCAVPVLLVPKRDGSWRICCVRRRELHSSVPEVAE; this is encoded by the exons ATGGAATTTGATAAGAGAGCCGTGCATGATGGCTTCACAAACCGACACTCCTTTGATCATAAAGGGAAGAAGATCACGCTTGTTCCTTTGACACCTTTGGAGGTTCATCAAGATCAGATCCAGCTCAAGAGGAACCGTGACAAGGAACCCAAGCAAGATGAACCTGAATCATCCCAACGGAACTCCAATTTCTATATCAAACAAAGTCAGGTCAAGAGATCTCTTTACTCTGAAAAGccatttcttttacttgtgtacaAAGAATCTcttatggcttcttcttctgaccttgcaccggagattcCGAGTGAACTTTTAGATGTTTTGCAGAAGTATTCTGATGTTTTTCCAGATGAGAATCCTAAGGGATTGCCACCAGTACgaggcattgagcatcagatcgaCCTTGTTCCTGGCGCGTCTCTACCAAACCGGCCAGCTTACCGTACCAATCCGGTGGAGACCAAGGAACTTCAGAAACAGATTGGTGACCTTCTTAAAAAAGGCTACATCCGAGAAAGCCTCAGTCCTTGTGCCGTTCCTGTCCTTCTTGTGCCCAAAAGGGATGGTtcttggcgcat AtgctgcgtccgtcgaagagaaTTGCATTCCagtgttccggaggttgccgaatga